CGCCAACCTCCTGGACAATGCGGTGCGCTACACGCCGCGCGGCGGCACCATCGAGATCGAGGCCGGGATCGGAGCCGACGGAAACGGTCTGGTCGAGATCCGCGACAGCGGCCCCGGCATCCCTGAGCAGCTCAGGGACCGCGTGTTCGAGCGCTTCTTCCGGGCCTCGGCGCCGACGATCGAAGGCAGCGGCCTGGGGCTGGCGATCGCCCGGTCGATCGCCGAGCATCACGGCATCGCCATCGTGCTGGAGAACCGCGCCTGCGGGATCGGCCTGGCGGCCCGCCTCTCGGTCCCGGCTTCGGTGCTGATCCATGGTCCATAACAACCTCTAAGCCGCCGCTAATTCCCAGCGGCCAAGGTCCGTGCCCGCAGCATGGCCTTTGGTGGGAAAACGATGAGATCGGGCACGGGGACGGCGTGGAGGGGCGTGGCAGCAGGTCTGATGATTGCCTTCGTCTTCGTGCCGCCGGCCCGCGCCGACACCGCCGTGATCGAGGGCTGGTTCGTCGGTCATGCCCGCGCCGTCGGCTCGTTCCACAACCGGGTCGACGGCAGCACGCGCCGCTTCACCGTCGAGACCAACGGCCACTGGGACGGCCCGGTGCTCACGCTAGCCGAGGACATCCGCTACTGGGACGGCGAGCACGCCCGCAAGGTCTGGCACCTGACCAAGACCGGCGCGACCACCTTCGTGGGCACCCGCGAGGACGTGGTCGGTCAGGCCCGCGGCGTCGTCGAAGGCCAGGGCCGGCTGCGGCTGCGCTACACGGCGCGCGCCGAGGGGCGGACCCTCGATTTCGACGACGTGCTGGAGCTGTGCGCGGACGGCACGATGCTGAACACCGTGCATGTCTCCTACCTCCTCCTGCCCGTCGGCGAGGCGGAGATCCGCTTCCGCAAGCCGTGACCGCGGCCCGGCTCAGGGCTTGCCGGCGGAGGCGGACCCCGTGACCCAGTCGAACGACCAGGCGACGCTCAGGCCGAGCGTGAACTGGTCCCGGCTGCCGAGGACGTCGGAGACCGGGCTCTCCGCAGCGGGGCCGACCAGCCGGTCGTAGCGGCCGAACAGCGTGGTGGTCCAGGTATCGTTCCAGGCATAGGAGACGGCGGTCTCGATGCCGATGGATTTCGCGCCGGCGCCCGGGCTGAACGCAGGCACCGCGCCGCTCACCGCGGCCTCCGCCGGCGAGATGCCGAAATTGGCGCGCATGAAGGCGGCGTCGCCGAGGGAAAGGCGCGGGCCGCCCGACAGGGTGAAGCGGCCGAGTTGCTCCACCCAGTCGACGGAGAGGTCGCTCGTGAAGCCGGTATGGTCATGAAATCCGCGCCGGATCTCGACGCGGGCGCGCAGCCGGTCCTCCAGCAGCCAGTATTGCGCGAAGACGCCGGGCTCGATCGTCCAGGGCACGGACCGCAGGCCGGCGAGGCGCTTGTCGTCCCGCCGGTGGCGGCCGAAGCGGACATTGAGGACCGGCCCGAAGCTGAAGCGTCCGGATTCGAACAGGGTGTAGTCGAGGCTGTCGTCGGGGGCGCCGAAGGTATCGGGCGTGCCGATCGGCCGCCAGCTCACCGACGGGAGCCCGCCGAGGCCATAGCGGCGGCCGCCGTCATAGAGCGGCCCGACTTCCACCGTACCGGTGAGGGTGATGGTCCAGCCCGTGGCAGGAGCCGAAGCGTAGAGTTGAGAGCCCTCGTCGCCGGCCATCGCCGAGCCACACAGGACCGACACCGCCAGCGCGGCGGCCGGGCCCGCCCGTCCCACCCCGTCCGCCATCTGCCGGAGCCCGCAACCTTGATCCCTCCAGTGCGTCGCGTCGCGCTTGCCGCGATGCTTCTCGTGGCCGCGGCCGGCCCAGCTCCTGCAGCCGTCCGCGAACCGCCGGCCGGGCCGGCACAGCCGCTCGATCGCCTGGAGGACCTGCCGCTGGAGATCCATCCAGGGCGGGCCCCCCGCGTCTTCGTGCTGCTCCTGTCCGGCGATGGCGGCTGGCAGGACATGGACCGCCAGATCACGGCTCGGCTCAACGATGCCGGCATCGGCGTCGTCGGCCTCAACAGCTTCATGTATTTCCTGCAGAAGCGCTCGGTCCCGGAGATTTCCCGCGACCTCGAGCGGGCCGTCTCCGTCTATCGCCGCCGCTGGCATGCGCGGTTCGTCGGCCTGCTCGGCTATTCCTTCGGCGCGGATGTCGTCCCCTTCGCCTGGCCGGGCCTGTCGCCCGCCAGCAAGGCCTCGACGCGGCTGATCGCCCTCATGGGCCCGGAGCCGACGGCGCTGTTCGAGATCACCGTCATGGACCTTCTCGGCGTCACCATGTGGGACGAGACCGACATCCGCCCGGCCGTCGCCCGGCTGCCGCATGCCAGGCTGATGTGCTTCTACGGCCGGGAGGAACGGGAGGCCGACGACACCGGCTGCACGGTTCCGGAGATGCGCGGCGCCACGGCGGTCGAGCGGCCGGGCGGGCATCATTTCGACGAGAACTACGCCCCCGTCGCCGACATGATGATCGAGCGGCTCCTGCCGCGAACCCGCCGCCATCGACACGCCCACGCTGCTTCCGGGCGAAGTCTCGACCACCGGACTTAGGGGAGACTTAGCCGCCTCAGGGGGGCGATTCGCGGCGAGGGACCGGCGGCCGGATCCTTGAAAGCTTGATGAAAGGTTGACGGCCTACAAGGCCGCATGCGTCCCCGGATCCCGCCCCGCGCGAGGAGAGACCGGAGGGTGCGGGAAACGAACGAGGACACCATCATGCCGCTCGCCCGAACGCTGCTGCAAGCCGCCGCCCTCACCGCCCTCATCGCAGCGGGCACCTCCTTCGCATCCTCGGCCGCGCAGGCGGACGAGAAGGTCACCATCATGGTGGGCGGCTACGAGAAGCAGATCTACCTGCCCGCCAAGCTCGCCGAGGCGCTGGGCTACTTCAAGGACGAGGGGCTCGACGTCGAGCTCCTGAACGAGCCCGCCGGCGTCGATGCGGAGAACGAGATGCTGGCCGGCGCCGTCCAGGGCGTGGTCGGCTTCTACGACCATTGCATCGACCTGCAGGCCAAGGGCAAGTTCGTCGAGTCCGTGGTGCAGTTCAGCCAGGCGCCCGGCGAGGTCGAGCTGGTCTCGACCAAGCATCCCGAGATCAGGTCGCCGGCCGACTTCAAGGGCAAGAGCCTGGGCGTGACCGGCCTCGGCTCCTCCACCAATTTCCTGACGCAGTACCTGGCGGTGAAGAACGGCCTGAAGCTCGGCGAGTTCACCTCCGTGCCGG
This region of Labrys wisconsinensis genomic DNA includes:
- a CDS encoding DUF3833 family protein, with translation MIAFVFVPPARADTAVIEGWFVGHARAVGSFHNRVDGSTRRFTVETNGHWDGPVLTLAEDIRYWDGEHARKVWHLTKTGATTFVGTREDVVGQARGVVEGQGRLRLRYTARAEGRTLDFDDVLELCADGTMLNTVHVSYLLLPVGEAEIRFRKP
- a CDS encoding MipA/OmpV family protein, coding for MADGVGRAGPAAALAVSVLCGSAMAGDEGSQLYASAPATGWTITLTGTVEVGPLYDGGRRYGLGGLPSVSWRPIGTPDTFGAPDDSLDYTLFESGRFSFGPVLNVRFGRHRRDDKRLAGLRSVPWTIEPGVFAQYWLLEDRLRARVEIRRGFHDHTGFTSDLSVDWVEQLGRFTLSGGPRLSLGDAAFMRANFGISPAEAAVSGAVPAFSPGAGAKSIGIETAVSYAWNDTWTTTLFGRYDRLVGPAAESPVSDVLGSRDQFTLGLSVAWSFDWVTGSASAGKP
- a CDS encoding AcvB/VirJ family lysyl-phosphatidylglycerol hydrolase; the encoded protein is MAAAGPAPAAVREPPAGPAQPLDRLEDLPLEIHPGRAPRVFVLLLSGDGGWQDMDRQITARLNDAGIGVVGLNSFMYFLQKRSVPEISRDLERAVSVYRRRWHARFVGLLGYSFGADVVPFAWPGLSPASKASTRLIALMGPEPTALFEITVMDLLGVTMWDETDIRPAVARLPHARLMCFYGREEREADDTGCTVPEMRGATAVERPGGHHFDENYAPVADMMIERLLPRTRRHRHAHAASGRSLDHRT
- a CDS encoding ABC transporter substrate-binding protein, with translation MPLARTLLQAAALTALIAAGTSFASSAAQADEKVTIMVGGYEKQIYLPAKLAEALGYFKDEGLDVELLNEPAGVDAENEMLAGAVQGVVGFYDHCIDLQAKGKFVESVVQFSQAPGEVELVSTKHPEIRSPADFKGKSLGVTGLGSSTNFLTQYLAVKNGLKLGEFTSVPVGAGTTFIAAMQQDKIQAGMTTEPTITRLLKTGEASVLIDMRTIEGTKTALGGTYPAASLYLQTAWVDAHKDTAQKLANAFVKTLKFISTHSAEEIADKMPKDYYVGDKDGYVKALADGKAMFTADGVMPEGGPETVLKVLSSFSKDLQGKQIDLSKTYTTEFVKKAS